The genome window CTCGTGAACCACTGCTTACTCCAGAGCTTGGCAGATCATTTCCGTGAGGTGCTCGTTCGTGAACCACTACTTACTCCAGAGCTTGGCAGATTATTTCTGCGAAGTCTTCGCTCGTGAACCACTGCTTACTCCAGAGCTTGGCTGATTATTTCCTCAAAGTTCTCGCTCGTGAACCACTGCTTACTCCAGAGCTTGGCAGATTATTTCCGCAATGTCCTCGCTCTTGAACTGCTGCTTAATCCAGAGCTTGAGAGATTATTTCCGCGAAGTTCTCGCTCGTAAAGCACCGCTTTCTCCAGAACTTCAATGCAGATTATTTCATTGAAGTGCTCGCTTGTGATCCACTGCTTTCGCCAGAGCTTGACAGATTATTTCTGCGATGTTCTCGCTCGTGAACAACTGCTTACTCCAGAGCTTGGCAGAATATTCCCGCGAAGCCCTCGCTAGTGAACTACTGGTTACTCCAGAGCTTGGCAGATTATTTCCGCGAAGTCTTCGCTCGTGAACCACTGCTTACTCCAGAGCTTGGCAGATTATTTCCGTAAAGTGCTCGCTCGTGAACTACTGCTTTCTCCAGAGCTTGACAGATTATTTCCGCGAAGTTCTCGCTCGCGAACCACTGCTTTCTCCAGAGCTTGGCAGATTATTTCCGCGAAGCCCTCGTTAGTGAACCACTGCTTACTCCAGGGCTTGGCAGATTATTTCCGCGAATCCCTCGTTAGTGAACCACTGCTTTCTCCAGAGCTTGGCAGATTTTTTCCGTGAAGTGGTCGCTTGTTATCCACTGCTTACTCTAGAACTTGGCAGATTATTTCCGCGAAGTTCTCGCTCTTGAACCACTGCTTTCTCCAGAGTTTGGCAGATTATTTCCTCGAAGCCCTGGCTAGTGAACCACTGCTTTCTTCAGAGCTTGGCAGATTATTTCCGCAAAATCTTGGCTCGTGAACCACTGCTTACTCCAGAGCTTGGCAGATTATTTCCGCGAAGTCCTCGCTCGTGAACAGATGACCTTCTACCACTCCCCGACAAAATGTATTGTGAGAGACTGCAACAGCCCCTTATTGATTTGCTGAATTTTAACACATTCAGtatggtatatatttataatccagttgtttgaaagtgtttttaaaACACATCGCTCGCGTTGAATTTAACTGACTTTAATAAAACGTACTACAAATATTGCATCGAAATGAGTGTATATATTACCTAAAttgctgtaaaaataaaaaacaaaacaaaaaaaacaaaaacgagcTGCCATGTTTAAGCTTGTATCAAAGTGTGTATAAGGTACATGTGAATCACATTTGTGTTCCTTCGttgggttacatgtatatatgtcggAAAAAGGATTTCGACTAAAGCATCTGTACCTATATTAGCTTACCCGGAAATGTAGGCCTTCCTGCCTTACACTACAAGAAATTGAATGTGTATGTTGAATGCTTCTTTGTAACATTTCCAATATTTTAAATCATCAACATTGTCAGCATTTAAGTATGTAGTTCCCCTGGGATAGGCCACAAATTGCTAGAGATGACATTGTTATGTTAAACCTCACAAAAACCGTCAAATGCTCATGCATTTACACTGGTAGCCTACTTTTCCGGTAAGGTAATATAGATATTTCGTTCTGTGAATGTCAGTAGTAAATACAGTTTCTCATAATATTAACAGACTGTTGtattgacccccccccccccccacccaatcCACACGCCATTGTATGCAATATCATTCATATACGCTGACTCTAATGTAGTTCCCTAAAGGtggtaaatgtattttatataatagTATTTCTTGTATTATGGTCATGTGGCTGTACTTCTGTGTTTACATAAATTTACCTAATTTATAGATGTATGAATGCAGTATTTCACACAGAAGATCGTTacaaactgtaaatgatatatatttaaatgtagcTTATTTAATGATAATTAGCATGTGGGTTCTTTATAACCATGTCTTAACATTTCGGTAAGATTCAATAACCTAAGATTCTATTTCTGATCATTAAATTATGAGCAACGTAGTTGGAAGATGTACTCACACGATAATTTCCATGAACTtaaccggggcctccgtggatcagtcgGTTAGAGCGTTAGTGCaacgtaatgatccaggagcctctcaccaatgcggtcgctgtgagttcagctcatgctggcttcctctccggccgtacgtggggaaagtctgccagcaacctgcggatggtcgtgggtttcccttgtttcctggtttcctctcacaataatgctaatcgccgtcgtataagtgaaatattcttgagttcgaaacaccaatcaaataaataaatgaacttaaCCCTCAGGTAGAAACATTTCACATTCACATACCCAATTTACTTCCACAACCATCATACGTGTCTGATAGATAGCATTTCAGAACGGAAATGTTACCTCATGTTCCTATTTGCCAATATTCTCTATAGAGGAAacgtgtaatttatttatttacagcttCATAGCTTGCATGTGTGTACAGTTCGACTACTAATTGTTGTATGTATGCACTTAGGGGGCGTGGCTATAACTTGGAATAGGATCGTAAAGTTCATTTCCGGGACAGGATCGAACATAGCTTTAGTTTAGACATTATAAGGCCTATGCAGTTAAATGGTCAAAACATGCTTCAGGGAATAACCGAAAGCTGAAGGATCACACTTGTTCCAAATCCACATACCCGGTGTTCGACATAGCATGCTCAAAATCCAAGGATTAAAGCCACAAACTGCACATTACACATCCGCGCATTCCCTACAAGAGCACTGTTCTTGTATGTCTTAGGCATTTTGTCCGTTTCAGTCTGCGAAATCATATAGCTGGAGTGTCCATAAGACGCGTCATTTATTTGGTAAGCGTGGACCTTGTCGAAAGCATCGTTAGATTCTAGCAGAGACACCTCGGCGTTCGAATTTGCATTTATTTCCAGGTTGAAGTAATAAATTTTGACGGTTTTACACTACTACTATCAACGTATCCATATCGATGGACACATAATATACAGTACTACTCGGTCATAACGATATATCTGGCCCGGATGTGGGTCGGAACATCCTCTTAGGAAGGGTGTAATATCCCAGCAAGCTGTTCCCATCACACGCCGatcatacagccaagatggGTGTACCATTCACGTGTGATGGGTTTAGGATCCAACCATCATGCGCGTGAGGGTTTACCACGTGCACTaatattcacaaataaactCATCTAATTTAGGGGAAATACTGCAATGTGCGACAAAAACCGTGTTTGTTCTCTGCCAAGCTCTGGAGTAAGGAGTGGTTCACGAGCATTAACttcatggaataaaaaaaatatatgcacaaGCGGTTTAGTTTCGGCGTGATTACTAATTCGcaaataatgatgataatacGCATACTGAGTTCTGACTGTTCCCGGAATTATTCGTTATTATGTGATAATTATAGCCTgtagttttaacagaaattagCCTCTGAAAATATATCTGCCTTATCCACGATTATGCCCAAAAAGTGTTATTTAACACGATTTTGGATACAGTGTCAAATACTCCGACATATACGATATAGATAAGGACGTAGGGCAAAAGATAGAGCTCTGGGAAGAACTTGAGTAAATATTGCATGAAAGGTATGTGAAGACTTTTATCATTCCAACACCGCTTGTGTTGAACACGCTGCAACTTCAAACGtatccaaacaaacaaacaaacaaaagccGCTGTTCTAATGTTTGAGgtttatttaaagttttaatcCGGATTTACGttcagtttgtattttttcatttaatatttcgAGTAAGGTATATTTTAACATTACTCATTTCAGGGCATCAAAACAACACAGTGATATCCTCTAAAAAACATCTATTTAGAATGTGCTACTTTGTAGAAAAACTTCCCTAATTTTTGTTATCGTCGAATAAAGTGTGTTCGAtatgttgatttattgatttattgatctatttatttgagtagtgttttacgccttagtcaagaacacttcacttatacgacagcagctagcattatggtgagacgaaaccgggcacagcccggaggaaacccacgaccatccgcaggctgccggccttatttgatttttgaaacaaaaaaagcttTCATTTTTGAAACAACACGCCAAAtcaactaaaatgcatttatccAGGAAATTCTGTGTCGCCCCATTGGTTCCTGACATCTgtcaatggcatttagaagctGAGTTCGATAAGAAATCgaatatatggataacaacttctatttattcagtgacCGATGATTCGGTATAGGTACTAATACAATTATCGGGCATAACGATCAACTGGTAACAGCAATGGGTATTTAAAGAGAGGCTAAGTTGTTGATTTCAAGATATAGACAAAGAGGAAACATACAACGGATTGACAAGATTCACAAGGGAGGATGGCATTGTTGATTGAGCAATTGGCCAATAGatgaaacatacaaaaaacGAAACATACGTCAGTTGAACAATAGCCTTAGACAACTACCGGCACACGTGTCAGTCAGGATGGGGTGGTAGTCTAGGGTCTGTCTGCTGAGATGAGATCACTGTAGGCAGGGGGCATTAGGAATCCATTATCTCAGTTAGTATGTGACTTTGATCGGCGTATGTCAATGGCTTCCATCAGCTTTCTTGTAGTGGTGTTGGTTATATTAGTTTTCAAGGGTCTGACACGTGACCAGTCAATCGTATGACGGACATTTAACTTTATATGCTCTGACATGGCAGATTTATAGTCCTGGAATTTTACTGAGTTTCTGGTTGCTCCTTGATTCCAAGTGGTAACGGCCTAGAAGTGTCTCCGAGGTAATGTTGATTACATGAGCATTTAATTTCATAAATACAGCCTTGGCGGGGGTTGGCGGGTGATTGGAGGTCATTTTCCCGAAGCGTTCAAAAGGTCTTTGAGGTTGTTACTGTTACTGAAAATGATGTCAGTGTCcactgaaaacaacatttcCAGTAGCAGTAACAACCTCAAAAACCTTTTGAACGCTTCAGGAAATCGGCCTCCAACCatattatttttacacatatttcTTCATAAGGGAATAAAAACATTGTTTCTTAAGGTGAATTTTAAGGTGACATTATCCAAAATAATATCATCAAATGATAAAACGCAGAAATTCATAGTTCAACTCAATTCTTTAGATATTATGTAAGATATGTTGgtattatgtatttataaatatttataagttCCGCAAACATAtcaattattctgtttttcctGATTTCAGTAACGAAAATCAAGCTTAAAATACATTCTAATACATTCCTGACTGATCTAGTGGTTTAAAAGCTCGTACATTATTTTCCCAGGCAGTGTCATTTTATTGGATGATTTAACTCGACAGTTAAGGATTTCACTTCAATCAAAGCATAGCTTAAAGAGTAAAAATTAAtagttatttatctgtttattgaTCGTTTTTTGTATATACTTATTTAATCTTTTCCTTGATACTTGTATGTACGGAAACCGATAGAGGACATCTTGCTgcctcgcatcgctacctcgctACCTTGCTGCCTCGCATCGATACCTCCCTGTCTCCCTACCTCGACGTTTGTAAAGGGAGATTTGCGAGGCAGCGAGGTTGCAAGAAAACGATGCGAGATAAAGAGATTATGTTTATCTCGCTGCCTCGCATCGCTACCTAGCTGCTTCGCTGCCTCACTGCCTCGCATCGATACATCGCTGCCTCACACGACTACCTGGGTGCCTCACATCGCTGCCTCGCATCGCTATCTCGGTACTTCCTTACCTCGCTtcgctacctcgttacctcTCTTCGCTACCTTGTAACCTCGCTGTCTCGCCCTGTATTAGGTCGAGGTAGTGAGATGTCCTATATCGGCTTCCATACGTATGCACTGTCTCATCAAAATCAGATCGACTGTTTTTTGTCGGCAAAGATAAGGTTTAAGGATGTTTATTATAAGGGATACTCTCCCTGACCGTTAGAGACAGACTTTTGTGATGTATTTCGCTTTGCTTCAAACGTACTCGTTCTGGgcagttcagtgttaaaaaccTTAAGTGAACCCTAAGCTTTTATATTTCAACGTAACGACTAAACAAATACAAGCTTTGTTTTCGAAAACCACATTTCGAACTGTCATTTTGTACCAGCTGTTTAGAAGTAAATGCATCAAAATAAGTTTATATATTATCAATGACATAGTAGCCTAATCTCACTAAACATACATTGCTTTTCGTGTGTGATACAAATAGTTTATTTTGAGACATTTGGTTTTTATTTGGGAGTGTAATTGTTCAGAACAACGTGGGAGTGTAATTGTTCAGAACAACTTGGGAGTGTAATTGTTCAGAACAACTTTGGAGTGTAATTGTTCAGAACAACGTGGGAGTGTAATTGTTCAGAACAATTAAACATTCCTACAAcatggtatatttacatgtatatatatagtttttaaatatCAACATgcgcatatatatgtatatacatgatcTAAATACTTATACATttgtagatgcacatgtatctttttatatataaacgCTGTACGTAACTGaacataggaaggtctgtcagcaacctgcggattgtcgtgggtttcctttcactcccgtcgtataagtgaaatattcttgagtatggaggaaaacagcagtcaaataaaataaataaataaatttacagaaGTCTTTTTAATTACGATGTGTCTAAAACTGTCAtctaaaagtttatttatttccaatAATTTGTACATATTCTCACGATAAATATAACCAAAAATTTCGAATTCTGTTTCTAGCTATATTCCACTTCAGGCATTTCAAATAACCTTCATGCTGACAAATGTTTAATACCTATCCGCCTGATATAATTCCAATAACAAGTAACACAACTCCACATATTACACCGAAATCTACCTGGATTTAGAcgggaaaaaaaaatatattcaaataataaaaacaccTATATAGTTAGGACCTTTgcaaagtacatatacatgtaggtttaaatGAATCGACATAATATTACTATCTATCCAGATAGTATGGCTCTATTTTCCGCACAATTATTCATCTGGCTATTATCAGCGCTTTTGTAAGATCGTATGGTTTTGATGGAGTTTCTAGAATGACTCAAGAGTATCTGCGCAAACTTCGCTGGGTTCACACTACATTTGTTTATACAAATACGggcaaaattaattaattaatttttctgTAAGACAAATCTTAACAACAGACATAACAGcgcacaacacacacacacagttatCACGTATTAAATCATATTAAGAATGCTTGTACTTTTCCCGTACCAATATTTCCTCACTTTTTGTTACTCACGGTGTAAACAAGATATTTTAGTTAAATTCCATTTTTGAGTTAGAGAATCATAGTTGAGTTGACCTCTCAATCAGCATGCATGATGTCTACTTTATGTATGATGTATTTGTAGTTCTTAACAGAAGTGTTGACCAGGATCAGTAAAGGAGGAACAGACACTTTTATGTCCAAAATTTGAAGAAAGACCCCAAATGCTCATTCCAAAACTATTATAAAAGAAATGATATATCTTCTTTATcgtttcaaaatatatttttaaaaagtattaagGCAACAGTTGCTTTTGTTGTTAGCAAAACACAGTATATCCTGTTTTTCGCAATAGTTACAGTAATTTATCATCGACTCTCACATCAAGTTCAAGTGGCAACTATATCCTGTCAAACATGCGCCATATCTATAGGATACTTATTCTACTTTTTCATATACCCAGCAAGCATATGTATAATAGTATGCACATTTCTCAAATATTGAGCAGAAGTAAATATAAGCAGATCTGATtaatgatttacaaagtttgtgATTTTCGGAATGGTAAACTCTTCCTGTTTTATTATTCCTGCCTTACAAAATGCGAGCGTTAGGGTTAGTTTGATCTTAATGAACACGTTGATAACGGTTAAGGAAATTAACCGGAGTACCGGCATGTTACATCATTTTTAACTTTATCATGATTTGCTGGTAAATCACGTAGTGAACAGCGAAATCTAACTTTTATTGAAGTGTATTGTGAAACTACTAcactgaaatttacattttggttGACGGAAAAGAACGGGAAAAAACATACACtgaaagaaatgtaaatgtgcatgCTATTTGTATccgtaaaacagaaaaatggtCTTAAATGATATTTAACAGTGTACGCAAGAATTGCCCAAGTGTATGACTGCACGAGCAGTCACCGGCAAGCAAGGTTGGGTATAGTCGGCGAGAGCATCAGCAAGACAATCTAGTCTCAGATATGTAGGTTTGCAGTAGGTGCGTGCCCACAGTCTGGTCACTCCTCTCAAGCCCATGTCACTGACCACCGTGTATGATACACTGCACAAGGTTGCACACATGGCAAATCATTTATAATTCCACCACTGACCCGGACTCAGTGACAACGCTTGCGGGCATCAAGCAATGCGGTTCAACACCTAGACATTCGAAACTGACTTAGGCTTCTTCAATACAAACTTACAGACCTTACCGTCTCACGTGACATCGTTTGCTTGCAATCGGTACAAAAGATAATTTATGTCAGTCCAATTTGTGTCCAATTAACACATTACGAGGAGCAAATATTTGAGcctatactgtatatgtataccttAGTCTGGAACTGTAgatgttgttttaattttacttcTTAATGATTTCTATACATTCAAATGCGCtgtcagaatatacatgtaaattgatttaGAAAGAATCatggttaaaattttaaaattagttTTGCTGTTTACTATCTTATCAATTCAAAACGCTTAGTCAACAATTAAACTTCTGACAAACTCTTAAACTCTGACAAAGACGGAATCACAGCTTAGAACTATAAAAACCAGCCCTAATTAGAGtgagggcttggggtttaacgtcgtactcaacaatttttcagtcatatgacgacgaccttAATTAGACATTAGAGAACTTAAATCGCTACACGAAAATCACGAACTAAACAAAGGACTGTAGAGAATTAAAAGACATTTCCAAAGGTTGCTGCATCCGTGGGCAAGAGgcgttttgtttctttttggatTTCCCGTTGACACCATCTGTAACCACCATCCTCCACCATTCCCCCCAGTATGCTGAatcgtcgtatcagtgaaatctGGGGTACAAGTAGCAGGCCTATAAAACATCACATCAGCATCCGAGAGAATTACCTCTTCCGCTCTTCTTCCCTTTCGTCTATTTTTCAGCATTCCACCGCCATTATAAATATTCTCATTTTTGAACAGATAACTAAAGCCTTGTCGTCCATTTAAGTCAATTGCACAGTCTTAGTCTtgaaacaaaactattttttctATGTTGCAGAGAGACTTCAGAAGAGAAATTCGGTGTTTTGGTTAGGctggaatgaaatgaaaatgaatgcaagaacaaaatttacatcactggcagttttcatttattcagcCTTCTTCATGTCCGTATTAAGGTCAATGATGGTAAACGTGCAAGCCCACAATCCAGGCAATGTACCAGTCAGGAATGAAAGCCTTCAGAGAAAAATCAAAGCACTGCACAGCAATACCAGCGCAGCGCAGGTTAGAAAAATCAAGCATGTGGACTCGAAGATAGGAGTCACCCTTCCTGAGACATTGTGTAATTTGACTGCTACCTTTCCATGCTCTTGTAGCGTATCGCTGGATGGGAAAGTTACAGTGACCTGTGCGCACAAAAATTTAACATCTGTGCCTCCAAACATACCAGAAAAGGTCACCGAGTTGATTCTCAGCTACAACAAGATACGAACAATTCTAGCTTCTGTTTTTGCGAAATTTTCTTCTCTGCAGACACTTGACCTCTCTTACAATGGTATATCTCATCTCGGCTCAGGAAGCTTTAACGGACTTCACCAATTAAAAACACTGCTTCTGGATGGAAACCCGCTCAAAATGTCGAACAAAACGTTTGCTGAGGACGTATTCGATCGTCTTGACAATCTTCTGTCATTAAATTTGAAGTCTAACTTTTCCGTTGAAGAACCGGAGATTCAATACCCTGATGTTGCCTTGGGTAAACTTTCTTCACTGGAGACGCTTCTAATCAGTGGGTTGTCGAATAAAACATTTGGAGCAGGCTTTCGCAACATGACGTCACTTCAAACATTAGACCTTTCTTGGACACCTTCATTTAGGTTCATATCTAGAAATACATTTGTCAATTTCAATAATCTTACATTGAAGAATTTATTGCTAAACCACTGTGATCTGCGGTGGATCCACAAAGATGCTTTCACACATTTACCAAACATCGACACTATTGACTACAGCTACAATAAGAACCTGGAGATTAAAGGAGTGGGGATGAGCTTCTATGGTCTCCAGAATTCTACAATCCGGAAAATCGTGATGCGACGGGTCCATCAGCCGCCGTTCTTTTCCGTTGTAACGAAGGAAGACATACAGTATCTTAAGAACACGAATCTGGAGGAACTGCACGTAGACAATAACACTATCGGCCAGGTGGAAGACGGTGTACTTCTGCTATTGCCATTATCAATCCAAATAATTCGCATTTCGTGGAATAACATTCAGTCAAACAACAGACAGGTCCTGCGCCTTCTGCGGTTTAGAAATGGCACAGAGATTGATGCTAGCTACCAGGAGGTATTTCAGGCGAGGGTAAAGCTGAGTAGCATTTCTACTTTAAGTCGTTATGATCGCTTTAACAACACTTCATCCCCTGTTGATCCCAAAAACAGTCAAGCCGTAAGAAAAAATGCAGAAATTCGATTCGTTCTGCCTCCAAATCTGTGGATGGTGAACTGCAGCAATACTTACAAACTGCGATATACCATTCCATATCTCGAGTTTACAAACTCAAGCCTCACTCATGTGTATTTAGCTTACAATCTCTTGGACAAATGGATAGGTCCCGTCAAAGGTTTGGACAGTGTACGATACCTTGACCTAACAGGCAACAGTTGCTACAAAGTTTCAGAAAGGTTTTTTGCTTATGGGATAAATCTGGAAACTTTGCTTATTGGAGAAAACAGGTTCGGAAAGGACTTTAGCGACAACACGTTTTATAATCTCACCAAACTAATTCGCCTAGACATGAACGACAATCAACTTGAATCTGTTGGGCCCAACTTGTTCGCAAGGCTAACAAGTCTCACTTACCTGAACTTGTCCAAAAATTACCTTTCGAACTGGACGGGGAATATTTCCGGTCTAGTAAAACTCACCGATCTAGATCTGTCCGACAACAAACTAAAAACGCTTCCCAGATCGTTGTGCAGGGATC of Liolophura sinensis isolate JHLJ2023 chromosome 13, CUHK_Ljap_v2, whole genome shotgun sequence contains these proteins:
- the LOC135480245 gene encoding toll-like receptor 4; amino-acid sequence: MKMNARTKFTSLAVFIYSAFFMSVLRSMMVNVQAHNPGNVPVRNESLQRKIKALHSNTSAAQVRKIKHVDSKIGVTLPETLCNLTATFPCSCSVSLDGKVTVTCAHKNLTSVPPNIPEKVTELILSYNKIRTILASVFAKFSSLQTLDLSYNGISHLGSGSFNGLHQLKTLLLDGNPLKMSNKTFAEDVFDRLDNLLSLNLKSNFSVEEPEIQYPDVALGKLSSLETLLISGLSNKTFGAGFRNMTSLQTLDLSWTPSFRFISRNTFVNFNNLTLKNLLLNHCDLRWIHKDAFTHLPNIDTIDYSYNKNLEIKGVGMSFYGLQNSTIRKIVMRRVHQPPFFSVVTKEDIQYLKNTNLEELHVDNNTIGQVEDGVLLLLPLSIQIIRISWNNIQSNNRQVLRLLRFRNGTEIDASYQEVFQARVKLSSISTLSRYDRFNNTSSPVDPKNSQAVRKNAEIRFVLPPNLWMVNCSNTYKLRYTIPYLEFTNSSLTHVYLAYNLLDKWIGPVKGLDSVRYLDLTGNSCYKVSERFFAYGINLETLLIGENRFGKDFSDNTFYNLTKLIRLDMNDNQLESVGPNLFARLTSLTYLNLSKNYLSNWTGNISGLVKLTDLDLSDNKLKTLPRSLCRDLDTIQQFSNIQIDIQGNQLQCICDTEYFIEWLTQTKVYIRNLNSTSCTLANGTVLSLTDSTSILNHLQGHCRSYTVLIGGLCACLALFLIVALVALVRRHHWKLRYLWYMATNWRKRTGYQRLDTAEENPFGYDAFVSYEDSDRTFIREQVIPRLERDAGLKLCIDKRDFIAGLYVTDNILHAIQNSRKTVIFLSQKFLKSKWCVYEMNMARMEGIHSGRDVLVMVLTEKIPTSQLSAEIVDVIHNQTYIEMTNNVYGEALFWERLVSAIQAE